TTTTCGCATAAACTTTTTGGCAAAAGTTCAATGTTATTGAGATATACTTCGTAAAGACCTGATATAACTGCATCAGAGCGCTTTGCCATTTTCTCAATGTCTGGGTGACGGTAAAAATGTGCATACAAAAATTGAAGCAGTTCAGTATTTCTTTTTTCTTGCTTTGGACTAAAGCGAATACAATTTTTTCCTCGTTCACGAACGTCATTTACAGTTTTAATTTTATATTCATGTATTCTGCGAAGAGCTTCTTCTTGAAGATCCAAAATAAGAAGCGTGATAAGGCGTCGAATGGTTTGGTATTTGAGCAGTTTTGGTTTTGCGTTCGGATATTTTTCTTTTACGGCGTTGAAATTGTCTTTCCACAAACTGACTTCTTCCAATTGATCGAAGCTTATTTTTTGCGATTGTAATCCATCGTCAAGATCGTGGTTCATGTAGGCAATTTGATCTGCACAGTCTACTACTTGCGCTTCTAAATTTGGATAGCCATCGTCGGAAAAATCTGAAAGGTTTGGCTTGTTGTATTCGCCACTGTGTTTTGCAACACCTTCGCGTACTTCGTAACAAAGATTGAGCCCATCAAATTCTGGATAGCGACGTTCTAGTTTGGTGATGATGCGATAACTTTGATGGTTGTGTTCGTAGCCACCGTGCGATTTCATAAGCGCATCAAGGGTTTCCTCGCCGCGGTGGCCAAATGGGGTGTGGCCAAGATCGTGCGCCAAGGCTATGGCTTCGGCCAAATCTTCGTTAAGGCCAAGCGTTCTGGCAATGGTTCTTGAAATCTGCGCTACTTCAAGCGTGTGGGTGAGGCGAGTTCGGTAGTGATCACCTTCATCGTTGGCAAAAACTTGGGTTTTGTACTCAAGCCTTCTGAAGGCTTCGCAGTGAATAATGCGATCTCGGTCGCGCTGAAAATGGCTGCGAAAACTTGGGGGCTCTTCTTCAAAAATTCTTCCCTTGGTCTCGGATGCCTTTACGGCATAGCTCTGCAGGAATTTTTTTTCGCGGGCTTCGTATTCTGATGCTGATAACATGCAGCGCAGATACTCCACTTAACTGTGCTTGACAAGGTGGAAGTCAGCTCGAAAGGCAATTGTCACAGAAATGTAACAATGGAAATGAGAGAGCAAAAACTCCTCGTTAACGATGTTCTGGAGTAAAAGTTTGAGAGATGGGGAGAAGTGAATCTACCAATGAAATGATTAAAGTCTTCGGAATAAAAATGGCCTTTACTTTTGTTTGCGCGATGCAGCTTGAGCAGAGCGGCGTATCTGAGAGCAGGTGCCAGAGGCCAATAAGGTGCTTTTGCGGGATGAGAAGTTTTTTTGCAGGCATGAGCTCGCCCTGTGTTTTTTCAATTTTCAGCGTTCCTTCCTCCAAGATAAAGCAGCCTGATGCAAAGTGACCCTCATAAAAAAGCACGTGTTTTGGCCGAAATAAAATCGTCTCTCCCTTTTCTTTAAGCTCTGAAATTCGCTCTGTAAGGGCTTTAGCGGGAGAGTCTTGTCTATTTTGCTGCTTGCAGCAGAGCAGCTCACATTTGTTTTTGGCATGGAATCTCATTGTCCTCCAATTAAATTCTGGCGTCGTGTAAGAAAATGAGCCAGAACAGATGAAAAAATGATCTGAATCATGTTTTGTGATGAGCTTGACAGCACAAGCAAAATTTGGTGTAGGGCAGGAGCTTTTCCGTTTAGGAGCTATTGCTCAGAAGGTAAAAGAACTTGAGGAAGATGAAGAAAATTTTTCCAAAATGTGAAAACTGTGAAACTCGTGAAAAAAGTGTGTTTTGTAGTTTGGAGAAAAAGCACTTAGAACAATTTGATGATGCAAAAACATCAAACACCTATAAGGCGCATCAAACAATTTTTTACGAGGGCAACAATGCATTCGGTTTGTATTGCATCAATGAAGGAAAGGTAAAGCTCTTCAAAAGTGATGCAAGCGGACATCAAAAAATTGTTCGCCTCTTAGGCCCAGGTGATATGTTGGGTTACCGCTGCCTCTTGACTGATGCGGTTTATACGGCAACTGCTGAAGCTATTACTGATTGTAAAATTTGCTTCATCGATAAAAAAACTTTTTTGCAAATCCTTGATGAAGAT
This is a stretch of genomic DNA from Deltaproteobacteria bacterium CG11_big_fil_rev_8_21_14_0_20_42_23. It encodes these proteins:
- a CDS encoding deoxyguanosinetriphosphate triphosphohydrolase; translation: MLSASEYEAREKKFLQSYAVKASETKGRIFEEEPPSFRSHFQRDRDRIIHCEAFRRLEYKTQVFANDEGDHYRTRLTHTLEVAQISRTIARTLGLNEDLAEAIALAHDLGHTPFGHRGEETLDALMKSHGGYEHNHQSYRIITKLERRYPEFDGLNLCYEVREGVAKHSGEYNKPNLSDFSDDGYPNLEAQVVDCADQIAYMNHDLDDGLQSQKISFDQLEEVSLWKDNFNAVKEKYPNAKPKLLKYQTIRRLITLLILDLQEEALRRIHEYKIKTVNDVRERGKNCIRFSPKQEKRNTELLQFLYAHFYRHPDIEKMAKRSDAVISGLYEVYLNNIELLPKSLCEKIKAEGKRERSVCDYIAGMTDRYALLQYKELIGVTL
- a CDS encoding Crp/Fnr family transcriptional regulator is translated as MKKIFPKCENCETREKSVFCSLEKKHLEQFDDAKTSNTYKAHQTIFYEGNNAFGLYCINEGKVKLFKSDASGHQKIVRLLGPGDMLGYRCLLTDAVYTATAEAITDCKICFIDKKTFLQILDEDPKTMRNVMSALADDLRRAENQTLNLVHKNVRERLAELLLFLKMKYGKKTEQGYYLDILLTREELAEMIGTTQESAIRLISEFKQDKYILVEGRKITLINIDALLQTAAIFD